Proteins from a genomic interval of Spea bombifrons isolate aSpeBom1 chromosome 4, aSpeBom1.2.pri, whole genome shotgun sequence:
- the SPATA5L1 gene encoding ribosome biogenesis protein SPATA5L1 yields MDTVLRLIPSNPEDTGTQRCRLGPKAMSLLGAKVGFPLLISLPNGSCLCTAWPRKDLSDGFLQIDLMCFTSHKHTTEFKNKSIGINQLKSLTSVKLKRVTVKVVVKNIEVKLATSGTTFNDLVRDLLRNVYVLPRCFLSISGSSSVVNIEVLNMDPVTDDAGLITAKTNIHIEEVTTLEWHQQTLQDVPQCQVAGMDNICASLREIISLPLCYPETINKLGLACPKGLLLVGPPGVGKTLLVKAVAREVGAYLISLSGSAIHGSRPGEGEENLRNIFEKARDISRGGPCLLFIDEIDSLCPKRGNSNNAPEDRIVAQLLTLMDGIHSNNKMVIVAATNRPDDIDSALRRPGRFDREIVIGTPTLTQRRAILEVLTSNMPICNDVDLDSLAEMTVGYVGADLTALCREAAMQAVLQAQQSCEDNLVNRMHFSEAFKKIRPSTARSSIGQVEFKPVYWEQIGGLDDIKLLLKQSIEWPMKYPDAFIRMGLTLPKGVLLYGPPGCAKTMLVKAVATSCHCSFLSVSGADLFSPYVGDSERILTQVFRQARASAPAIIFLDEIDAIMGSRSDCRSGSGVQERILSVLLNELDGVGLKTTERRGNKILLEGDHDGCENKKMEFQEVTNKSLMIVAATNRPDVLDDALLRPGRLDKLLYVPPPDEKARLSVLKLCTAKIPLAPDVCLESLAADTSFYSGADLQNLCKEAALVSLHVNGLQATSVKVEHFQKAFQSVKPSLNGKDLDVYKKLRGRTVSHLDVVN; encoded by the exons atGGATACAGTATTGAGGTTGATACCATCAAATCCAGAAGACACAGGCACTCAGAGATGCAGGTTGGGACCCAAAGCAATGTCCCTACTTGGAGCAAAAGTAGGATTCCCTCTCCTAATATCTCTACCAAATGGCAGCTGCTTATGCACTGCGTGGCCCAGAAAGGATTTATCGGACGGCTTTCTTCAGATAGATTTGATGTGCTTCActtcacataaacacacaaccgaatttaaaaataaaagcatcgGTATCAATCAACTAAAAAGTTTGACATCTGTTAAACTGAAAAGAGTTACAGTAAAAGTTGTAGTAAAAAACATTGAAGTGAAATTAGCAACCAGCGGAACAACTTTCAATGACCTGGTGAGGGACTTGTTGAGAAACGTATATGTACTGCCTCGTTGCTTTTTATCTATATCAGGAAGCTCTTCGGTTGTTAATATTGAAGTTCTTAACATGGATCCTGTAACAGATGATGCCGGCCTTATAACAGCAAAGACTAACATACATATAGAAGAGGTCACTACTCTGGAGTGGCACCAGCAAACACTACAGGATGTCCCTCAGTGTCAGGTTGCAGGAATGGATAACATATGCGCCTCTCTTAGAGAAATTATCAGTTTACCTCTATGTTACCCTGAGACTATAAACAAATTAGGTCTTGCATGTCCTAAGGGGTTACTGCTCGTTGGACCTCCTGGTGTTGGGAAGACCCTCCTGGTGAAAGCCGTAGCGAGAGAAGTTGGAGCATATCTAATTAGTTTAAGTGGTTCTGCAATTCATGGTTCAAGACCAGGGGAGGGTGAGGAAAACTTACGGAACATTTTCGAGAAAGCACGGGACATTTCTCGTGGTGGCCCCTGCTTGCTGTTTATAGATGAGATTGATTCCTTATGCCCTAAACGGGGAAATTCAAATAATGCTCCTGAAGACCGCATTGTTGCTCAGTTGTTAACGCTTATGGATGGCATTCACAGCAACAACAAGATGGTCATTGTGGCTGCCACAAACAGACCAGATGACATAGACTCTGCGCTAAGAAGACCAGGTAGATTTGACAGAGAG ATTGTTATTGGAACTCCTACACTTACGCAGAGAAGAGCTATTCTAGAGGTGCTGACTTCAAACATGCCCATCTGTAATGATGTTGATTTGGATTCCCTGGCAGAAATGACGGTGGGGTATGTAGGAGCCGATCTCACAGCGCTCTGCAGAGAGGCTGCCATGCAAGCTGTGCTTCAAGCCCAGCAG AGTTGCGAGGACAATCTGGTCAACAGGATGCATTTTTCTGAAGCTTTTAAAAAGATCCGGCCTTCTACAGCTCGGAGTTCTATTGGGCAAGTGGAATTCAAACCGGTCTATTGGGAACAAATAGGAGGCCTTGATGATATTAAACTACTATTAAAGCAG agTATCGAATGGCCAATGAAGTATCCTGATGCCTTTATCAGAATGGGACTAACATTGCCTAAAGGAGTACTGCTTTACGGACCCCCCGGATGCGCCAAAACGATGTTGGTGAAAGCTGTGGCCACCAGCTGTCACTGCTCCTTCCTATCTGTCAGCGGCGCTGATCTTTTCTCCCCATACGTGGGAGACTCAGAAAGGATTTTGACGCAg GTTTTCAGACAAGCACGTGCTAGCgccccagccatcatattccttGATGAGATTGATGCCATCATGGGCTCTCGCTCAGACTGCAGATCTGGGTCTGGTGTCCAGGAGAGAATTCTGTCTGTTCTTCTTAATGAACTGGATGGTGTTGGGCTGAAGACCACAGAACGCAGGGGAAATAAAATCCTGCTAGAAGGAGATCATGATGGCTGCgaaaataagaag atgGAGTTTCAGGAGGTTACGAACAAATCGCTGATGATTGTTGCAGCAACAAACCGGCCTGATGTCTTGGATGATGCTTTACTACGTCCCGGGCGACTGGATAAACTCCTTTACGTTCCACCACCGGATGAAAAG GCACGCTTATCTGTATTAAAACTCTGCACAGCTAAAATTCCGTTAGCCCCGGATGTGTGCCTTGAAAGCCTGGCCGCAGACACCTCTTTTTATTCAGGAGCAGACCTCCAAAATCTCTGCAAAGAG GCTGCCCTGGTTTCATTGCATGTGAATGGACTACAGGCTACATCTGTGAAAGTGGAGCATTTCCAAAAAGCGTTTCAAAGCGTGAAACCATCGCTAAATGGAAAAGATCTGGACGTATATAAAAAACTACGCGGTCGCACAGTATCTCATCTGGACGTGGTGAATTGA